In a single window of the Gammaproteobacteria bacterium genome:
- a CDS encoding transporter substrate-binding domain-containing protein, translating into MRLICLMALMFFIYPVSAQKNTPTSVEPTIKISMFKNLVPYSFVDDSGKAQGFLVDYWRLWARKVNRNIEFIPLSFSESTAAFRQNKVQMHAGLFKRETSLGSVNLLAPFYTTTAHIYVRKNDQDKIDQISDLKGKKIGVLGGGSYDSYIQLHFPLIKIKRFQELSSLIKAMDDQVIDAFINESVHTWFKMIKNLNYHQYEKISDFYLTKKIHAVVAKDDLALQSLVKIGMALISVNEVTELENTWIVNEDLRTSTLSKSERRWLKNNPNVAIASSFNWYPFIFISPNGTPAGYNVDLLALINKNLGTHFQLKRYKLWQEGLNDLIDGQVGGIFSLSWTKQRAISLNYSPPYFFDPHKIITKADNQQVKHFDDLKDLTIAVIKEYAMVELLKTQLPDAKLVYVKDAEQAFVAMIKNEADVTFLGASKPQLLAQYNLKIAGSFFSKFGQYAIGSSKQHPELSAILAKGINSITPQQHQQLLKKWHNKSTTNDSLFTTAELQYIKENPIVNVGTEVWQPIIFSDGKEIYGIIGDYLQQITKISGLTFKPIIKPWAQLLTDFEQQQVDLLPATYFVDTRNKIGLYGDSFLNVNSAIYTLNSNKLINSFTDLHGKKLAIVAGDATATFVKEKYSDIHIVPAADVSASITLLLNGKVDAIFSAEVITSYILKNSAINNIKLIKQNDIHARGLYFWSQKNKPLLQSILNKSMKSIPQKFKNQAVERWIGRSEHKKSIRLALGLGREPFTLNKSHLKGIEFDLLKRIFDEQSITISESKNLPLAMLGQALKNDPQLDAVVTVKKRQDGYFYSDDFIQFNNVVVSLASSHFKFEKLNDLANKKVMAFTGAFQHLGSDYMTVFSASNTQGLYQEITNQEQQINALISGEVDAIIIDKTILRWLTVERGYTTLDAFQVDDLLTYNTNEFQVAFRNRELRNTFNSGLANLKQSGEYQHIIDDYSHGVVTPKLALTSLTSSLLAPFVYKEDHKAIGQITHKLGLLPYINKIEVYDNDDVLIHQSSNDKFNYYTQFDSFGLLENVTKKVGFVRVFFNDNQVKKQLTRSNLIPDVDIFKQHPNQQYIHDTYQRFGYLEQKIEFNLKERIYLSKPPILSYSEVTWTPLVIVENGHFSGLTADYMNIVAEKTGIKFEYKKYDKWREVVSAFKNNEIDFIPGVSNLDEYKTMGLLSDQYAYFNFAIVMDGQSSFVSDRDDLKDMRIAIPKGNSSYYYVKQHYPTAQIIEAKSINDALTMVRNGNVDAFVEHLAVATNQLENDFSDLRIVGLLDYGFSHRMLVKQGEPILLSIINKVIAAIPLAQHQEIHDRWIKREVKTAVDYRLLYQLIAGFLFILALIFLVFKKLSTAKKEVELAHQELEQSFDNLQQAQQHLVESEKMASLGALVAGIAHEINTPVGIGLTAITNFVDITQSLDKKYQLKKMSQSDFETYLKSSLESARIINRNLEKTADLVRSFKQISVDQSSDEQRSFNVKSYIDEIRLSIFHLTKKTNLTIKVECDESLEITSYPGALSQILSNFLINSTIHGYPKQETGIILIRVEVIKQTIKLTYNDDGAGISPGNISKIFNPFFTTNRESGGSGLGLNIIYNIVTNRLNGKIECASELGQYTTFVVKFKPESIISNNALD; encoded by the coding sequence ATGCGATTAATATGTTTGATGGCGTTGATGTTTTTTATCTACCCGGTATCAGCACAAAAAAACACGCCAACATCCGTTGAACCAACGATCAAAATTTCAATGTTTAAGAATTTAGTGCCTTATAGTTTTGTCGATGATAGCGGCAAGGCTCAAGGTTTTTTGGTTGATTACTGGCGGTTATGGGCTAGAAAAGTTAACCGAAACATTGAATTCATTCCGCTATCATTTTCAGAATCAACGGCAGCATTTAGGCAAAACAAGGTTCAGATGCATGCGGGTTTATTCAAACGTGAAACTTCTCTGGGCTCAGTGAACTTGCTCGCCCCTTTTTATACAACAACGGCCCATATCTACGTAAGAAAAAACGATCAAGACAAAATTGACCAAATTAGTGACTTAAAAGGTAAAAAAATTGGCGTCTTGGGTGGGGGATCGTACGACAGTTATATTCAATTACACTTTCCACTGATTAAAATAAAACGCTTTCAAGAGTTGAGTTCACTCATAAAAGCGATGGACGATCAGGTGATAGATGCGTTTATTAACGAGTCGGTTCACACTTGGTTTAAGATGATTAAAAACTTAAATTATCATCAATATGAAAAAATATCCGACTTTTACTTAACCAAAAAAATTCATGCTGTCGTCGCCAAAGACGATCTAGCGCTGCAATCGCTGGTAAAAATAGGGATGGCACTGATTTCTGTCAATGAAGTCACTGAACTTGAAAACACCTGGATTGTTAATGAAGATCTGAGAACGTCGACTTTAAGTAAAAGCGAACGCCGCTGGTTGAAAAACAATCCTAATGTCGCAATTGCCAGCTCGTTTAATTGGTATCCTTTTATATTTATTAGCCCAAATGGTACACCAGCTGGTTACAATGTTGATTTGTTGGCATTAATTAATAAAAACTTGGGTACCCACTTTCAACTCAAACGTTATAAACTTTGGCAGGAAGGCCTCAATGACCTAATCGACGGGCAAGTTGGTGGCATTTTTTCATTGTCTTGGACCAAGCAACGGGCCATAAGTTTAAACTATTCTCCGCCGTACTTTTTTGACCCCCATAAAATCATTACCAAAGCCGACAACCAACAAGTTAAACACTTTGACGATCTTAAAGACCTAACCATTGCGGTCATTAAAGAATACGCAATGGTTGAGCTATTGAAAACTCAGCTGCCCGACGCCAAACTGGTTTATGTAAAAGACGCAGAACAAGCTTTTGTGGCGATGATTAAAAACGAGGCAGATGTCACTTTCCTTGGTGCGTCTAAACCGCAACTTTTGGCGCAGTATAATTTAAAAATTGCCGGCTCGTTTTTTTCGAAATTTGGACAATATGCGATTGGGAGCTCGAAACAACACCCAGAACTCAGTGCAATTTTAGCCAAAGGCATAAATTCAATCACCCCACAACAACATCAGCAGCTATTAAAAAAATGGCATAACAAGTCAACGACTAACGATTCATTATTCACTACGGCCGAATTACAATATATTAAAGAGAACCCCATAGTAAATGTCGGTACAGAAGTATGGCAACCGATAATTTTTAGCGACGGCAAGGAGATTTATGGCATTATCGGCGATTACCTACAGCAAATCACCAAAATTTCTGGACTAACGTTTAAGCCAATCATTAAACCTTGGGCGCAATTATTAACAGATTTTGAACAGCAACAAGTCGATTTATTACCTGCGACCTACTTCGTTGATACTCGCAACAAAATAGGTCTATATGGCGATTCATTTTTAAATGTGAATTCAGCTATCTATACGTTAAATAGCAATAAATTAATCAATTCATTTACCGACTTACACGGAAAAAAATTAGCGATAGTCGCTGGTGATGCGACAGCCACTTTTGTCAAAGAAAAATATTCTGATATTCATATCGTACCAGCCGCTGACGTCTCAGCCTCCATTACATTATTACTTAATGGCAAGGTTGATGCGATCTTTAGTGCCGAAGTTATCACCTCTTATATTTTAAAAAACTCTGCTATCAATAATATTAAATTAATAAAACAAAATGATATTCATGCTCGCGGTTTATATTTTTGGTCACAAAAAAACAAACCATTATTACAATCAATTTTAAATAAATCGATGAAAAGCATCCCGCAGAAATTCAAAAACCAAGCGGTCGAACGCTGGATTGGCCGCAGCGAGCATAAAAAATCGATCAGACTGGCACTTGGGCTCGGCCGCGAACCTTTCACCCTCAACAAGAGCCACTTAAAAGGCATTGAATTTGATCTGTTAAAACGAATTTTTGATGAACAATCGATCACAATATCCGAGAGCAAAAATTTACCCTTGGCGATGCTAGGCCAGGCATTAAAAAATGACCCGCAACTTGACGCGGTAGTGACAGTCAAAAAACGCCAAGATGGTTATTTTTATTCAGATGACTTTATCCAATTTAACAACGTGGTGGTATCACTGGCGAGCAGTCACTTTAAATTTGAAAAATTAAATGACTTAGCAAATAAAAAGGTAATGGCATTTACTGGCGCCTTTCAACATTTAGGGTCTGACTATATGACCGTATTTTCGGCCAGTAATACTCAAGGCCTTTATCAAGAAATCACTAATCAAGAGCAACAAATCAATGCCTTAATTTCTGGTGAAGTCGATGCCATTATTATCGACAAAACCATCTTGCGTTGGCTAACGGTCGAACGTGGTTACACCACGCTCGACGCCTTTCAAGTAGATGACTTACTAACTTATAATACCAATGAATTTCAGGTTGCCTTTCGTAACCGTGAATTAAGAAACACCTTTAATAGTGGTTTAGCCAATTTAAAACAATCAGGCGAATACCAACATATTATCGATGATTATTCACACGGAGTCGTCACACCCAAATTAGCACTTACGTCACTTACTTCCTCCTTGCTCGCCCCTTTTGTTTATAAAGAAGACCACAAGGCAATCGGGCAAATAACGCATAAATTGGGTTTATTGCCATACATTAATAAAATTGAAGTTTACGATAATGACGACGTTTTAATCCACCAAAGTTCCAATGATAAGTTTAACTATTACACCCAATTTGACAGCTTTGGTTTACTCGAGAATGTCACTAAAAAAGTTGGCTTTGTCCGAGTGTTTTTCAATGATAATCAAGTAAAAAAACAACTGACCAGATCAAATTTAATTCCTGATGTTGATATCTTCAAACAACACCCTAATCAGCAATATATTCATGATACCTATCAACGTTTTGGTTACTTAGAACAAAAAATTGAGTTTAATTTAAAAGAAAGAATCTACCTCAGTAAACCCCCCATTTTAAGCTATTCTGAAGTAACTTGGACGCCATTAGTGATTGTTGAAAATGGCCATTTTAGTGGCCTGACCGCCGATTACATGAATATTGTCGCCGAAAAAACTGGGATCAAGTTTGAATATAAAAAATATGATAAGTGGCGAGAAGTTGTCTCCGCGTTTAAAAATAATGAGATCGATTTCATTCCTGGTGTCTCTAACCTCGATGAATATAAAACGATGGGCCTGTTGTCTGACCAATACGCCTATTTTAACTTTGCTATTGTCATGGACGGCCAGTCGTCTTTCGTCAGTGACCGTGACGACCTAAAAGACATGCGAATCGCTATTCCCAAAGGTAATAGCTCTTATTATTACGTTAAACAACACTATCCCACGGCACAAATTATCGAGGCCAAAAGCATCAACGATGCACTAACCATGGTTCGCAATGGCAACGTTGACGCTTTTGTCGAGCATTTAGCCGTGGCAACCAATCAATTAGAAAACGATTTTAGCGATTTACGGATTGTTGGATTACTCGATTATGGCTTTTCGCACCGGATGTTAGTTAAACAGGGGGAACCGATACTTTTGAGTATTATCAATAAAGTGATTGCCGCTATTCCGCTTGCTCAGCACCAAGAAATTCATGACCGCTGGATTAAACGTGAAGTGAAAACCGCGGTTGATTATCGACTGCTGTATCAATTGATTGCGGGCTTTTTATTCATATTAGCTTTAATTTTTTTGGTGTTTAAAAAATTATCCACCGCGAAAAAAGAAGTCGAGCTTGCCCACCAAGAATTAGAGCAATCTTTTGATAATTTACAACAAGCTCAACAACATTTGGTTGAGTCAGAAAAAATGGCCAGTCTCGGTGCTTTAGTCGCCGGTATTGCCCATGAAATTAATACGCCAGTTGGTATTGGGCTAACCGCGATCACCAATTTTGTTGATATTACCCAATCATTAGATAAGAAATATCAACTTAAAAAAATGTCGCAGTCCGATTTTGAAACCTATTTAAAATCGAGCCTCGAATCGGCTCGTATTATTAATCGAAATTTGGAAAAAACGGCGGATTTGGTCCGAAGCTTTAAACAAATATCGGTTGATCAAAGCTCGGATGAGCAACGCTCATTTAACGTTAAAAGTTATATCGATGAAATTAGGCTGAGTATTTTCCATCTCACTAAAAAAACCAATCTGACGATAAAAGTCGAATGTGATGAAAGCCTGGAGATAACCAGTTACCCCGGCGCCTTATCGCAGATATTGTCGAACTTTTTGATTAATTCGACTATTCATGGCTACCCTAAGCAAGAAACGGGCATTATATTAATAAGAGTAGAAGTAATTAAACAAACGATAAAATTAACCTATAACGACGATGGTGCGGGTATTTCACCAGGAAACATCAGCAAAATATTTAATCCATTTTTTACCACCAATCGTGAAAGTGGCGGCAGTGGTTTGGGTTTAAATATTATCTATAACATTGTAACGAATCGACTCAATGGTAAAATTGAATGTGCCAGTGAATTAGGGCAATACACAACATTTGTGGTTAAGTTCAAACCGGAAAGTATCATTTCAAATAACGCACTCGACTAA
- the sodN gene encoding superoxide dismutase, Ni: protein MFHKLVSNLDKTFKFSTVSAHCDIPCKIYDPSAAQIAVLTMIRMVDLLEELNQKSSLTANEQAQFSRLVAQKEEHGLKAKAEICVIWGDYIKQPQLDQFPELHTLVHSIMLTASKAKQEIDKAVTLDLLDKVNRFADIFWQSKGVATFTATCPYPPAQTVVYPKLGA, encoded by the coding sequence ATGTTCCATAAGTTAGTTTCAAATTTAGATAAAACATTCAAGTTTTCGACGGTATCGGCTCATTGTGATATTCCTTGTAAGATATACGATCCAAGTGCTGCTCAAATTGCGGTACTAACAATGATCCGAATGGTCGATTTATTGGAAGAGTTAAACCAAAAATCATCATTAACAGCCAACGAGCAAGCGCAATTTTCACGTTTAGTCGCGCAAAAAGAAGAGCATGGTTTAAAAGCCAAAGCTGAAATCTGTGTTATTTGGGGCGACTACATTAAGCAACCACAGCTTGATCAATTCCCTGAGCTACATACTTTAGTGCACAGCATCATGCTGACGGCATCGAAAGCAAAGCAAGAAATAGATAAAGCCGTGACCTTGGATTTATTAGACAAGGTTAATCGCTTTGCTGATATCTTTTGGCAGTCAAAAGGTGTGGCGACGTTTACTGCGACTTGTCCATACCCTCCGGCACAAACCGTGGTTTACCCGAAACTGGGCGCCTAA
- the sodX gene encoding nickel-type superoxide dismutase maturation protease, translating to MFGLHFSKVIGRSMSPQIPQDSYVLVMPWLKILALKRGNIIKVKHPQYGEIIKSVAAIDNDGCIWLQGLDPSSVTMAQMGPISASQVLGKVIKVIAPNSRP from the coding sequence GTGTTCGGCTTGCACTTTAGCAAGGTTATTGGCCGTAGTATGTCACCGCAAATACCGCAAGACAGCTATGTGTTAGTGATGCCTTGGTTAAAAATATTAGCGCTTAAACGCGGTAATATTATTAAGGTCAAGCACCCCCAATATGGTGAAATAATAAAATCTGTCGCGGCCATTGATAACGATGGCTGCATTTGGTTGCAGGGCTTGGATCCTAGCAGTGTCACTATGGCACAAATGGGGCCGATTTCAGCATCCCAAGTGTTAGGTAAAGTGATAAAGGTTATCGCGCCTAATTCGCGACCTTAA
- a CDS encoding ABC transporter permease, which translates to MNSQAIHFFRSKPESGSLIIAVLMAAFFAISSGGVWLNLGNIQSILQVTAILSIMAFGQAFVVTIGEIDISVGSVFGFSALVYLGLADSIGVGFAIPLALLAAMTIGFINGQLVNRFHIPSLIATLGLLFIFRGIAYALTDNNTFAANREIRDETLFHIFGGGHFMGLNTAVWWVLAILIILHITLFYTPFGNRLLATGGHQDTAHSRGIRTKGLKIKAFVICSMLAGFAGILEANHIGFADGSFGRLMELEAIAATVLGGCLLAGGRSSIIGTLCGAFILSSIQSYLVVMGIQPQWFMLLLGGIVVFASLSNNWLSNLVKH; encoded by the coding sequence ATGAATAGCCAAGCAATTCATTTCTTTCGCAGTAAGCCAGAATCTGGCTCATTGATAATCGCAGTACTAATGGCGGCTTTTTTTGCGATTAGTTCCGGTGGTGTGTGGTTAAACCTAGGCAATATTCAGTCGATTTTGCAAGTTACCGCCATCTTATCGATCATGGCCTTTGGTCAAGCCTTTGTCGTCACCATCGGTGAAATAGATATTTCGGTCGGTTCAGTATTTGGTTTCAGCGCATTGGTCTACCTGGGGCTGGCTGATAGTATTGGGGTTGGTTTTGCTATTCCGCTAGCGCTACTGGCCGCGATGACAATTGGTTTTATTAATGGCCAATTGGTTAATCGTTTCCACATTCCATCGCTTATCGCTACCCTTGGTTTATTATTTATCTTCAGAGGCATAGCCTATGCACTGACCGATAATAATACCTTTGCTGCCAACCGTGAAATTCGTGACGAAACGCTGTTTCATATCTTTGGTGGAGGTCACTTTATGGGCCTAAATACCGCTGTTTGGTGGGTATTGGCCATCTTGATAATATTGCATATCACCTTATTTTATACCCCGTTCGGTAATCGTCTGTTGGCGACTGGTGGTCACCAAGACACCGCGCACTCTCGTGGGATCAGAACCAAAGGATTAAAGATTAAGGCTTTTGTTATCTGTTCGATGTTGGCTGGTTTTGCGGGTATTTTAGAAGCTAATCATATCGGTTTTGCCGATGGCAGTTTTGGTCGCCTGATGGAACTCGAAGCCATAGCTGCGACCGTGTTAGGCGGCTGTTTGTTGGCAGGAGGCCGTAGTTCAATTATTGGGACGTTATGCGGGGCTTTCATTTTGTCGAGCATTCAAAGTTACCTGGTTGTCATGGGCATTCAACCGCAGTGGTTTATGTTGCTACTCGGTGGCATTGTGGTGTTTGCCTCGCTGTCTAATAACTGGCTAAGTAACCTAGTTAAGCACTAA
- a CDS encoding sugar ABC transporter ATP-binding protein, producing the protein MSNTPLVKMNNISLKFGAFEALKNVSVEFNSGELIGLVGDNGAGKTTLIRVLCGIHEPTSGEVLLSGKKVEEFHPKIAIDFGIETIQQSVGLCGNLSIARNYYLGCEPVKKICGISFLDFDAMRDASSKVIRSFGLRENVGPDDEVAMLSGGEQQSIKIGRAVEAQHRVVIMDEPTNHLSVREREHVNELAKQLKEQGVLVIYITHDIFQVHRLCDRIVIMENGEKVIDVRKDEMTADELEEVIRQGGRKVEDGLNVVGGN; encoded by the coding sequence ATGTCCAATACGCCCTTAGTTAAAATGAATAATATCAGCCTTAAGTTTGGCGCATTTGAAGCATTAAAAAATGTCAGTGTCGAGTTTAATTCCGGCGAGTTAATCGGCCTAGTTGGTGACAACGGTGCCGGTAAAACTACCTTAATCCGCGTTTTATGCGGGATCCACGAACCGACTTCTGGTGAAGTGTTGCTCAGTGGCAAAAAAGTAGAAGAGTTTCACCCTAAAATAGCGATAGACTTTGGCATCGAGACGATTCAACAGTCAGTAGGCCTTTGTGGCAACCTGTCGATTGCCCGTAACTACTACCTTGGCTGCGAGCCAGTTAAAAAAATCTGTGGCATTTCATTTCTTGATTTTGACGCGATGCGCGATGCCAGCAGCAAGGTTATTCGCAGCTTTGGCTTGCGTGAAAATGTCGGTCCCGACGATGAAGTTGCCATGCTTTCAGGTGGTGAACAACAGTCAATTAAAATTGGCCGTGCAGTTGAGGCGCAGCATCGGGTGGTGATCATGGATGAACCAACCAACCACCTCTCTGTTCGCGAAAGAGAACACGTTAACGAACTTGCTAAGCAATTAAAGGAACAAGGCGTGTTGGTTATCTATATTACTCACGATATCTTTCAGGTACACCGCTTGTGTGATCGCATTGTCATTATGGAAAATGGTGAAAAAGTTATCGACGTACGCAAAGACGAAATGACCGCCGACGAGCTTGAAGAAGTCATTCGCCAAGGTGGCCGCAAGGTTGAGGATGGTTTAAATGTGGTGGGAGGTAACTAA
- a CDS encoding ABC transporter permease, whose protein sequence is MNYLSKFLKKRPDAGAIIGVFTIYIIFAVIDPAGWLSGFTQKSILHFAAILGLLAIGQALVMMTREIDLSVGSIYGLTGISFIMLVPFVGVTLAVILSLVLATLAGLLNALFVVRFNLSSMIVTVGTLFFWRGVIYVQSGGSVSTLPRESRDHWLVETMGGNWFGVENAVIWCLLLTVVFSIVMNRTRFGNHLMAVGGDPASALSRGIRVGKVKTFAYVLSAVLAGLSAILTLADQPQTHVTLGQEQELEAIAAAVIGGTLLTGGRGSILGALLGALLITAVRYELIALGAPTSWFITFVGILLICSVIFNTYISKRFASAS, encoded by the coding sequence ATGAATTACCTTAGTAAGTTTTTAAAAAAACGGCCCGACGCCGGCGCGATTATCGGTGTTTTCACCATCTATATTATATTCGCTGTCATTGATCCCGCGGGCTGGTTAAGTGGTTTTACTCAGAAAAGCATTCTGCATTTTGCGGCTATTCTAGGGTTACTCGCTATTGGTCAGGCACTCGTGATGATGACCCGTGAAATCGACCTTTCGGTTGGCTCAATTTACGGCCTGACCGGTATTTCTTTTATCATGTTAGTGCCTTTTGTTGGCGTTACTCTGGCGGTCATTTTATCGCTCGTTCTAGCGACGTTAGCAGGCTTACTTAATGCCTTGTTTGTGGTGCGGTTTAATCTTTCATCGATGATCGTCACCGTGGGCACATTGTTTTTCTGGCGTGGGGTGATCTATGTGCAATCGGGCGGTAGTGTTAGCACGTTGCCTCGCGAGTCACGCGACCATTGGCTGGTCGAAACGATGGGCGGCAACTGGTTTGGCGTTGAAAACGCCGTGATCTGGTGTTTATTACTGACCGTAGTATTTAGCATTGTGATGAACCGTACCCGCTTCGGTAATCATTTGATGGCGGTCGGTGGCGACCCTGCTAGTGCACTCTCACGAGGAATTCGGGTCGGCAAAGTAAAAACCTTTGCTTACGTATTAAGTGCGGTATTGGCTGGATTAAGTGCCATTTTAACCCTCGCAGATCAACCTCAAACTCACGTCACGCTTGGCCAAGAACAAGAGCTAGAAGCTATTGCGGCAGCGGTTATCGGCGGCACGTTATTGACCGGTGGTCGAGGCTCTATTTTAGGCGCATTGCTCGGTGCCTTGCTAATAACGGCGGTGCGTTACGAGTTAATTGCTCTAGGTGCGCCAACCTCTTGGTTTATTACCTTCGTCGGTATTTTACTCATTTGTTCGGTGATTTTTAATACTTACATATCTAAACGTTTTGCTAGCGCAAGCTGA
- a CDS encoding sugar phosphate isomerase/epimerase, with the protein MKIGLVSDSLSHLCFDELLKTSAELGLDYLEFATGNWSGAPHINLDDLLDNPARMREFQAKIKDHGLAISALNANGNQLHPAPSGQAEANVVDKTIELASRMDIERVNLMSGLPGAPGDLHPNWIISAWPPETGQILQWQWEEKVIPYWQQLVKTANGRGISKLCLEMHGGQVVYNAQSFKRLRGEVGKTVGLNFDPSHLLWMGADPLAVIRELGDCIYHVHAKDTWINPQACAQNSRLETLNHSQVSERSWSYVTLGYGQSELWWRQFCYELRLAGYDDVLSIEHEDMNLSRYEGVKKSVELLQRCMPSEVSDYELPPI; encoded by the coding sequence ATGAAAATAGGATTAGTAAGCGATAGTCTCAGCCATTTATGTTTCGATGAGTTACTCAAGACATCGGCAGAATTAGGTCTTGATTATCTTGAGTTCGCAACTGGTAATTGGTCTGGCGCGCCTCATATAAATCTTGATGATCTGCTGGACAACCCAGCGCGGATGCGAGAGTTTCAAGCCAAGATTAAAGATCACGGTTTGGCTATTTCAGCCCTCAACGCCAACGGCAATCAGCTGCACCCAGCGCCAAGCGGTCAAGCTGAAGCAAACGTGGTCGATAAAACAATTGAATTAGCTTCACGCATGGATATCGAACGAGTCAACTTAATGTCTGGCTTGCCGGGGGCTCCGGGCGATCTTCATCCCAATTGGATTATTAGTGCTTGGCCGCCTGAAACTGGCCAGATTTTACAGTGGCAATGGGAGGAAAAAGTGATCCCTTACTGGCAGCAATTAGTTAAAACGGCTAATGGCCGTGGCATCAGTAAACTTTGCTTGGAAATGCACGGTGGTCAAGTGGTGTATAACGCCCAAAGTTTCAAACGCCTGCGCGGCGAAGTGGGGAAAACTGTCGGCCTTAATTTTGACCCTAGCCATTTATTATGGATGGGTGCTGATCCGCTAGCGGTGATCCGTGAGCTAGGTGACTGTATCTATCATGTCCATGCCAAAGATACCTGGATTAACCCGCAAGCTTGCGCCCAAAACTCGCGTCTTGAAACTTTAAACCACAGTCAAGTTTCCGAGCGTAGCTGGTCTTATGTAACCTTAGGTTATGGTCAAAGCGAACTATGGTGGCGCCAGTTCTGTTATGAACTTCGACTTGCCGGATATGACGACGTGCTTAGTATTGAGCATGAAGATATGAATCTATCTCGTTATGAAGGCGTCAAGAAGTCGGTAGAACTGCTGCAACGTTGTATGCCTTCTGAAGTGTCGGATTACGAATTACCACCGATTTAA
- the iolG gene encoding inositol 2-dehydrogenase, with product MLSVALIGAGRIGQIHACNIASHPQSRLRYVADINHDAATQLAAKYGAKVVSVEELIADAEVDVVVVASATDTHANLSEQAILAGKAVFCEKPIDLSIERVRQCVEVVKETGGKLMVGFNRRFDPNFAHLQQSLVAGEIGELELLTINSRDPGALPIEYLKVSGGMFRDMTIHDFDMARWLLGEEPVSVHATAASLTDPEIKKLGDIDTAIVSLQCASGKMAVITNSRRAAYGYDQRIEVHGSKGMLSVANVVESSLVKSTVDGVMSQKPLHFFLERYADSYRIEWAHFVDAINGTVALNPSVQDGERALLLAEAAVKSLESGQPVTLNW from the coding sequence ATGTTATCAGTTGCCTTAATTGGCGCGGGCCGGATCGGGCAGATCCATGCTTGCAACATTGCATCACACCCACAAAGCCGCTTGCGTTATGTAGCAGATATTAATCACGATGCTGCAACACAGCTGGCCGCAAAATACGGTGCCAAGGTCGTTAGTGTTGAAGAGCTTATCGCTGATGCCGAGGTAGATGTTGTCGTGGTTGCTTCAGCAACCGATACCCACGCTAATCTTAGTGAACAAGCTATTTTGGCTGGTAAGGCTGTTTTTTGTGAAAAACCAATCGATTTAAGTATTGAGCGAGTTCGCCAATGTGTTGAAGTGGTAAAAGAAACGGGCGGCAAACTGATGGTTGGGTTTAATCGTCGTTTCGATCCTAACTTTGCTCATTTACAGCAGAGCTTAGTGGCCGGAGAAATTGGTGAACTTGAATTGCTGACGATTAATTCTCGCGATCCAGGCGCCCTGCCCATTGAATATCTAAAAGTTTCAGGTGGCATGTTTAGAGATATGACCATTCATGACTTTGATATGGCACGTTGGTTGTTAGGTGAAGAGCCGGTTTCGGTGCATGCGACGGCAGCAAGCCTAACGGATCCAGAAATTAAGAAACTGGGCGATATCGATACCGCCATTGTCAGTCTGCAATGTGCCAGCGGCAAAATGGCGGTCATCACTAACAGTCGCCGCGCGGCATATGGCTACGACCAGCGCATCGAAGTACACGGCAGTAAAGGCATGCTTAGTGTCGCTAATGTGGTCGAAAGCTCGTTAGTTAAATCAACTGTCGATGGCGTGATGTCACAAAAACCATTGCATTTCTTCCTCGAGCGCTACGCCGATTCTTATCGCATTGAATGGGCCCACTTCGTTGACGCAATTAACGGCACGGTAGCACTTAATCCAAGTGTGCAAGATGGCGAACGAGCGCTGCTATTAGCAGAAGCCGCTGTGAAGTCATTAGAAAGTGGCCAGCCAGTTACGTTGAACTGGTAA